One window of the Zea mays cultivar B73 chromosome 3, Zm-B73-REFERENCE-NAM-5.0, whole genome shotgun sequence genome contains the following:
- the LOC100279576 gene encoding uncharacterized protein LOC100279576 has translation MPSRRPQKYWCKICNKNFPSGRVLGGHMSCHRHAGKQLKSTPDLVVNLPVPLLGSSDEKSSLSSLESQSLHCSKVLSSCQSPRGDLGINSEKKVVTKSEEPEPAGLMESWANGNGDHGHSVMLFSPVKRKRSKRMMPVLKSEMDAAVALLMLAEHSDKTSAYEDCCGGDKDRNISTPMVSKEINLNAFDQLVQSDESTNSARLQSDKNPAYEGFDEYCEKEKENSLNLAADDPKKEVLLDVFDYEMDVDAEFMKPGDGISVEELKSSELSAETNIKRYQCKVCRKLLSSRYALGCHIRLHCEKESSLNLVTDAPKKEVLLDVFDHGMDVDAEFIKPGTDISVEELKSSDLSAAMNIKKHQCKVCRKLLRSGHALGGHMSLHFKKKNKLNSGVDVPKEVLLDAFVHEVDADIEFMKPATDLELKSSDISAAVNVKTHQCKVCGKVFGSGHALGGHMRLHYVRKSNPQQEVAD, from the coding sequence ATGCCATCCAGAAGGCCTCAAAAGTACTGGTGTAAAATCTGCAATAAGAACTTCCCTTCAGGGAGGGTTCTCGGAGGCCACATGTCGTGCCACCGGCATGCTGGCAAGCAGCTGAAGAGCACTCCTGACCTTGTCGTCAATCTGCCTGTGCCCCTGCTGGGTTCCAGTGATGAGAAGTCTTCACTGTCATCTTTAGAATCTCAAAGCCTGCACTGCTCAAAGGTGTTATCTTCTTGCCAATCTCCGAGGGGGGACTTGGGGATTAACAGTGagaagaaggtggtgacaaagtctGAAGAACCTGAACCAGCTGGGTTGATGGAATCTTGGGCCAATGGTAATGGTGATCATGGGCACAGTGTGATGCTATTTTCTCCAGTGAAGCGTAAGCGATCAAAAAGGATGATGCCAGTCCTCAAATCAGAGATGGACGCTGCAGTTGCTCTCTTGATGCTGGCAGAGCATTCTGACAAGACTTCTGCTTATGAGGATTGCTGTGGGGGAGATAAGGATCGCAACATTTCAACACCCATGGTGTCGAAGGAGATAAATCTGAATGCTTTTGATCAGCTGGTTCAATCTGACGAGTCCACAAACAGTGCAAGGCTGCAATCTGACAAGAATCCAGCTTATGAGGGTTTTGATGAATACTGTGAGAAGGAAAAGGAAAACAGTTTGAATTTGGCTGCTGATGATCCCAAGAAGGAAGTGCTGTTGGATGTGTTTGATTATGAGATGGATGTAGATGCTGAGTTCATGAAGCCAGGGGATGGCATTTCAGTTGAGGAGTTGAAGTCCAGTGAACTTTCAGCTGAAACGAACATCAAGAGGTACCAGTGCAAGGTGTGCAGAAAGTTATTAAGTTCAAGGTATGCATTGGGATGCCACATTAGGTTACACTGTGAGAAGGAAAGCAGTTTGAATTTGGTCACTGATGCTCCCAAAAAAGAAGTGCTGCTTGATGTGTTTGATCATGGGATGGATGTAGATGCTGAGTTTATCAAGCCAGGGACTGACATTTCAGTTGAGGAGTTGAAGTCCAGTGACCTTTCAGCTGCAATGAACATCAAGAAGCACCAGTGCAAGGTCTGTAGAAAGTTACTGAGGTCAGGACATGCATTGGGAGGCCACATGTCGCTACACTTTAAGAAGAAGAACAAGTTGAATTCGGGTGTTGATGTTCCAAAGGAGGTTCTTCTGGATGCATTTGTTCATGAGGTTGATGCAGATATTGAGTTCATGAAGCCAGCTACAGATTTGGAGTTGAAATCCAGTGACATTTCAGCTGCAGTGAACGTCAAGACACACCAGTGCAAGGTCTGTGGAAAGGTATTTGGGTCAGGGCATGCTTTAGGAGGACACATGAGGTTACACTATGTTCGGAAGAGCAATCCTCAACAAGAGGTTGCTGATTGA